In a genomic window of Gadus macrocephalus chromosome 9, ASM3116895v1:
- the LOC132463928 gene encoding LOW QUALITY PROTEIN: putative nuclease HARBI1 (The sequence of the model RefSeq protein was modified relative to this genomic sequence to represent the inferred CDS: inserted 1 base in 1 codon), translating to MASPFVSVPVDLGALIVQASLRRQRVXRDKTDPLALPNDILYERYRFSSEGIRYLTVLVGPYAGNATQRSRALTVAQCVCVSLRFFATGTYLHAVGDAEHISKNTVSCASRKVVAALNTLLNVFMAFPSILPSQIVNEGFYRLSGKEKTSASVRSIDCTHVPITGPLGEHEADFVNRKSTYSINVQKYRFPMTCDHQLMVTSVDAKWPCSVHDSRIFRESSLCRLFQQGVAQYTRSLTVNVD from the exons atggcgtcaccatttgtgagtgttcccgtggacctcggcgcacttatcgtacaggcgtctctccggagacagaggg ttcgGGACaaaaccgatcccttggcattgcctaacgatattctttatgagagatacagattctcatcagagggtattcgttatttgactgtccttgttggaccgtatgcaggcaatgctacacaaagaagccgtgcacttactgttgcacagtgtgtctgtgtttcactgCGATTTTTTGCCACGGGCACATATTTGCATGCAGTTGGTGATGCAGAACATATTAGCAAAAACACGGTGTCCTGTGCTAGTCGCAAGGTTGTAGCTGCACTCAATACTTTGCTTAATGTGTTCATGGCGTTTCCCAGCATTTTGCCCAGTCAAATTGTCAACGAAGGATTTTATAGACTTTCAGGTAAAGAGAAAACCTCCGCCTCAGTGAGA AGCATTGACTGCACTCATGTCCCCATCACTGGACCTTTAGGGGAACATGAGGCTGACTTTGTCAACAGAAAGTCAACCTATAGTATCAATGTACag AAATACCGTTTTCCGATGACTTGTGACCATCAACTTATGGTTACCAGTGTGGATGCCAAATGGCCTTGCTCGGTCCATGACTCCCGTATTTTCCGGGAGTCAAGTCTTTGCCGACTGTTTCAGCAAGGTGTGGCGCAATACACGAGATCATTAACTGTAAATGTTGATTAA